In the genome of Solea senegalensis isolate Sse05_10M unplaced genomic scaffold, IFAPA_SoseM_1 scf7180000014857, whole genome shotgun sequence, the window AaaattctgcttcttttttagTGTTGGTTTAATTAGTAATTCATCATCTAAAGCTTCTGTCACACtcaacaaattcaaattcaaacatcacatttattgCACTCTATATCATTTTCAATACTTTATGTTCCTGAGGCGATGAAATCTGTCTGATCTCATTAATCATGAGAAAATTCAATCTTACACAAGTTTCTGCTTCTACGTGTAATTTCAGGAGATCAGATATCAAAGCTTATGACGTAACCTTGGTAATTAGTTTAGACTCTGGTTCGATATCAGACAATCGCTCAGTGCATCTGTCGACAATCTCAATAAAATggtttttaaaggtccaatttGTAAAACTGTGTGACATCTAATGTTGTCACATCAGAGAACTCTGTAAAGACCTGAAGCTCATGACTTTGAGACTCCTGTTCCaagtgtttatatacagtatatatacatatatatatatatatatatatacagacacacaaacatactcatttaaatcaaaaacaacatttaaccTTAAGAGTGAAGAGGTGCATTCAGGCGTCAGTGCAGCTTTCTCTTGTTTGAGAATTGAGAAAAAAGCCAGTTGagggaaaaaatgtgtttgccacttttatttcatgtttgagGAAAACATGGCTGTACATGAACGATATTCACGATACAATGAAACACGAGGGAGGCATACAGAGGATCAGGAGGGTGGTTTTGGGTAGatgacagattatttttttggcTTTGCATGTGGTTTTGGGCAGAGCTTGGCAGACCGAACCCTTTttcctcacagtcacacagtcacctGGTGGACGCATGCTGCGGCCGATCATCAACCCCGGCCTGCGCAGACACATCAAGTCCTCAGCGTTTGCCAAGATCTTCAGTGGTGGAATCAGATGATGAGAAACAATAACATACTGAAatgatcattaaaaataaaggaattcAAGTAGACgttaaaaaaaaccatgacTGTGACAGAAAAGTTGCTGTTTTCTTAGGAAAGCTCTGATATGTACAGTTGTGGGCTGTGAGTGACGTACCTCGCGGAGGGAGAGTCATGTGGTTGTGGAGTGAGTGAGGCGAGGGTTACATAGTGTCTGCTCTCTTTAACATATACAGCCTATGGCCATTTTAAAACTTTCTGGACTGAtggctttttatttcataaataaaaggTTTGCTACAATAATTATTCTCAGTAATCATAAAAATGCTTCAGAGTCATAAGGCAGTGAAAGCAATGCTGCACACAGGGATTTCAGCGTGCAGGCGGTTCAAGGaccatttcttttaaaatcgTACTATTTTCGGTCGGATTAATGCGACGTTGCGTCCTTCTCATGCACTAAATGCACTGGTTTATATTGCAGGTGATGGTTGCGACCGGCGGCGAGCTGCAGCATTAGGAGAGTGAGGAGGCTTTTCTAGTCTTCTGAGAGTCCTGGTGTGATGTGAGGAGATCTGGGATGTCGGAGTAGTGGGAGGCTGAACCCGGAAAGAGCCACTCTGCAGTGCTACTCCTGCAGGAGCAGAGCAAACAGCAGTTAGTGCATGCTGCAGGCTTTGACGTCATCTTGTACCTTCAAGTGCTGCAGCGCATCCTGCCAAAGACTGAACATGAGAGCGATAAAaccaaccaacacacacaccaggaatCTACTGAACACACAACGAGGCCACAAAAACAGGAATGACTCAAACAGGCGAGTGTCACAAATGAACAGAGCACAGAAAACAAGCGTTATCGGGGTTTTTTGGGAATGAAGTTTTGATGAAACACATCACGGTAGTTTTTAGAAAGTGAAGAGAACCGTTCTTTGTGTTTGACTATATTGATATCATATCGACAAGATATTGTCTTAGAGTTTGAATAGCATCACACTGTGATAAGGTTTAGACttgtaatgtaataaacatcatttactatgtgaaatacactaaatattacatattgattcattataaatataataataaatgataaacataatcattttaagcctaattatttgtgttatagcagaattaTTACAAAGAATCTGGTGAAGGTCAAACATTCACCATCAGCTGAATTTAAACAACAAAGTTATTTTCACATCAGAGACattggacagtgtgtgtgtgtgtgtgtgtgcgtgtgtgtgtgtgcgtgcgtgcgtgcgtgctcGTGTGTATCCAccatagatacacacacacacacacacaaagcattcCCATCTGGTGAGTCccacaagtacacacatgcacgtctGCTCACCGCACACCTGCAAACACACCATCTTTCCCCTCAGAAGCTACTGAAGCAACAACCCTCAACtaaacacactgcacactttaGTGCCCGAGAAAACCGAGAAAACCAAGAAAAGCAAGAAAAGCGTGCTGAAAAGACAAGGAAGGACCTGCTGTGGTGCAATGACGACGAGAGGCTCCGTCATGCAGCTCCACACCTGACACACGGACATGTTGAGACACAAATGGCTGCAATTGtgagggtttgttttgtttgaaatgctgcCACAAGGAATGCTGACCTATTACCAGCCCTGCCAcgtgcacacacgtgcacacacacacacacatgcacacacacatacagaagcACGAGCGCAACAGAGTGGAGCTTTTACTAAAGTAAAATAATGAGACCCAGAGATACAGTGATAACTCCaagctaaataaatacatacatgtgatATTAATTAGACAGTAACTTAAAGGTTTCATTTGCCAGTGTTTGAGGCTGATGTCGTTCAGtctaatatttaatgttttaaaacttTGGTTTGGTCCACACTATGTCAGGAAATGATCTGCATTTCAGAAATCAGGAATTATCAAAAGttcaaaaccagaaaatattcaaatttaagaagcttgtTTGAATTATTGGAGAAACACTAAAACTGATTCCTAATCAGCTACAAAAATATgtattacatattattatatgaATACTTTTGGCGGTATAAGTATAAAATGGTACGACACACAAGCCTTGACATTTAACCTGATATTTCTGAGTAGAAAGTTGACTAAAGTTTGCAGTGGACTGAACATTCTGAGAAGCAGGAGCTGGTTGAGCCAGAATTTCATGGCTCATCACTGCCTGAGTCTTTGTGACCAAACACAATGTAGACACAACAATGCAGAATCCATGAGGGCTCAGTCACTTCCACACAACAAGTTAGACTTGtttccagcagggggcagtgttgtCAGCAAACTGTGAGACATTGCATGACACTAGCAGCAGCATTACTGTAAGGGTTTGTAAGCCTCAGTAATATCCACtgtgtgcacgcacgcacacacacacacacacacgcacgcacgcacgcacgcaccaGCCGACCTTTTCCCTGCAGAGGGAGCGCAGCTGAGACGACcacgacaacaacgacaacatgACGCTTTAAAAACctcagaaacaggaagtgtccgACAGTGGACACCAACTCAGAGAGAATGTGGggaagaaaagaacagaaaagaaaaaaagaaaagaaaaaaagaaaagataaaattaaagaaaagaaaagaacagaaaaaaaaaagcccattcCAACTAAATTCAACCAGACTGAAGCGGACAGTGCCGGGACCAGGACTGAGGCCTCTTTGGTCTTACCTGGGTCagtcctccccctcctctggcGTGATCTCTGTCTCTTTATGTACCACTACTTTGGTCACTGACATGTCAGGATGCTGTTCTTTAGCCTCCTTTATGGCCTGAGCCAGAGCCTATATGTGGGAGTGCAGTGCCAGAAAGGATCAccagggggagacagagaacGGGAAAgggcagggagggaggaggatgtTGAATTATTCACCTTTAGTTACACTTCTCATCTCAGAGTTCatgctgttttgtttcaaaCATCACATGCTCATTTTGGGAGGAGGGGAATTCCTGAAGGGCGACTGACGTCAAAAACTTTATTCGTTCATGCTCATTGagacaaaatgataaaaacgTGAAGACACCTGATCGTGGTCGATGTCTGCGTCTCCCGTGATCACAATCCTCTTCTCAATTCTCGTCTCTGATATTCCTCCTTTCACCATCTGAACCACAGAATCAACACAATTCAGTCGATTTATTCAAAGAACATtggagtcatttttttttatcacactttCAAATAAAGCGCTTTCATCATGGAAATAAACtgctaataaataataaatcaacgTTTGTGTTGATTGTGGTTTTAAAGTGTGTCTGTATAGAAGGTTTGAACCCTGACCTTTGTGATGTGAGTGGTTGTCGTGGTGCTGGTGGTTTCTGACGTGATGGTCTGAGCGCTCAGCAGCACGCCGGGGTCTGCGTCACCATTACTGTCAACCTGGTGAGAAACacaccacatcatcatcatcatcatcatcatcatcgtcgtcgtcacCTCAACACTTACTCAACACTTGTAGACAAAAGAACAACGCTCGACGGAATAAATCAAACTAAAGGCACGTTTTACAGCGTTGATCTTCTTTAAGCAGTTGTTCTCAGACTTCAGTCATTGCTGACATTCAGGGATGTTCAACCAGGAGTCCACAAACTCACATTTTCCAATGTCTGACGATCTTGgagtttattttgtgtgatttgtgtgaTATTATTTGGCGGCAGGAGAAACACGATCACTGTTGCAAGATCTTTAACATtacgtgtgtacgtgtgtgtgtgtgtgtgtgtgtgtgtgtgtgcgtgcggccatggttgtttttaacaaaaataataaatccattCAAACTCTATGGACAACGTTAAATATCTCATGAAATCACAATTAAGACTTTATAATACCTTTTAATTGATTTATCGACTGTTAATTCTTGTGAAGACCCCGCGGACACTCTTTGAGTAATGTTGAATAAGTTTACTAAATTTAGAACTTTGGACgagctaaaaacaaacatgtgacttataataaacaaagaaaagatgtTACACTATAAAAGATCTAATATTCAGTCATATTTAATCAGCGATGAGAGGAAACACGCAGCTGGTATTCAGAGGCTTTCCCACAGTTAGTCTGGTTAATTACAGTGACTCAACCGTGGAACACAGAGCAGAACCTtgaccttgaaccttgaaccttgaacctggAAGAGGAACACAGAGCAGCACGGAcggatgtgtatgtgtgtgtgtgtgtgtacgtgtgcgtgtgtggacgCGGTCCTGTACCTCTGCAGCCTCATAGGTGATGGTTTTGGTCTCGGTGTGAACCACAGGTATCTCTTTGGTTCCTCCCTCACTGAGTTCACCCTgggggaggaaaggagggaCACATTTATATTGATGAGGGAGTAAAGCGACGCCAAGCTCACTATTAAATACAAGAGTGGACTTTAAACAACACTAGGATGAAATGGACACTGACTGTACGGCTTAGGGCGGGGCAATACATCAGTGtcgtgacatgagacaagagccGCTCTTATTAGACTGTGGACATGGTCGTATCGTTGTTGCATTGacaatcatgtgatcatgtgacaatcatcaatgagtgaaaaacacatggaatCAACTAAActcattaataatcaaattgttgcatgtttgtgttaaaacaGAATTTGACCCTATTTATAGACACGTAAACACAAACGtaaacatcaaataaataaacgttTTCAGGtatgaaatgaaaagtaataAGTGCCTTTAAAggtcatgtaatacagatcgtcaacagatgttttattgtagtgtgtattatttacagtgtacCGTCACTCACTCTCACGAGGGTTCGATCACGTGTGTATTATGGGATGTTTTTTCTGCTCAATGACAAACTGTTGAGTTAAGAAAATCGAGGTGCTGAAGTTTTACTCTTTGATGATCAGTGACAGAGGTGGTGCTGAGGCCCCTGGAGCTGATGTGGGGTTTCCTGACTGAGTCATGGCTGAACGCGTGAGTGTGTGAACGcgtgagtgggtgagtgggtgaatgggtgagtggGTGATCACAGTCACTCCACATGGGCCAGACTCCCAGTCTTGTTCCTGAGATGCCTCCTCCTTCAGTCACATGTCTCCCTTCTGAAAGCTTCTCATCAGCGTCATCTTCtactttcactttcacctcTGCATTCATCCTCTCACTTTCATCCTCTGAGCTGTAGTCGTGTTTCTCTGGGTGTAAGATTCATCTTCATCCACCCCCATGTGAAATACTCCACCTTTGGGGAAAGCTGGACTCTCTTGACTGCATTAGCTTCTGTCTGCTTTCTCCCTCTCAAATCTACTAATTCATCATCCAAACaaatctctcctcctccatcttccttTCAGCCTCTAACGAGAGTGGGAGTGTTATTGAGATGAATATCCTCCTCCACACATGCACCCTCCCCCCCTCTCCATGTGAGTGCTGTCATCACAGAGACTCCTCCCCCACACATGCACCCTCCCCCTCTCCGTGTGAGTGCTGTCATCACAGAGACTTGAGTTGTTGCTACGTTCACATATGACCACGCTCTGAAACTGAGGCAGTGCCAGTAAAAAGTGTTATTATTCCACAGTCAGGCTCTGCTAACACAGTGTTGTAGTGAGGTCTCAGTATTCACCGCTGGCTCTGCTGACTCGGCGGGCGCCGCCTCCGTCTCCTTCTGCTCTGACTCTGCCGACGTCTGTGGAGAACGAGGATACGATGAATTGGTGACTGAACGAcgaaacaaccaaaaaaaccaAATCTGTTTGACATCAAACCTACGACAGAAAAAATGCTGATGTTAgtcataaacaaacagaatcaGAATGATACTTTAATGGGTTTTAAGATCCTTTTTGTGGACCAGAGAGGAGCGGTCACCTTTTGGGAGGAGGGGACCCATCCCAGCGTAGACTGACGGACacaagaagacagaaaaacagaggacAGTCAAAAGtcacaagaacacacaagagTGAAGGGAAAGAGGAGGTGGGAAAACTAagattttaatttcaatgtATGGAATACCGTCAGAAAGCTCATTAAAATGCTCAAGTTGAACAAATGTTCGCAGGGTTAGAGCTGCATGTTTAGGCCAATATGTGTTTGTTAGGACGAGTGGAATCTCTTTTCAGGTAAAGCCATACATTATTTCATCTCCTCAAGGGATGAGGAGGCAACAGGGGATttgggaggatgaggaggggaaAGCTCTGATGAAGGCTCTGTTGTCAGGGAAACTGAACAGGAAAGAAAGGAATGATGCAGTTGAGCcaaatgtttttctgttcattCATCAGCTGCAGTAGCAGGAGAATGATTTTAGcggtcaacaaaaacaaaaagaagaagaattagaagaagaagaagaagcagcagcagcggggcCTGAACGCAACACAAAGCAGCATTAGGCGAGTGTTGAGGTGGAGTTAGCCATGCACAGCACCTCGGTACACTGTCGTTAGACTGGTTTAGCTGCTGCCGGAGGGAAGGctgcaggtggtggtggtggtggtggaaacATGGAGAGGGGCTGCAGCCAATACGTTTGTTGTTGCTTGAAAGTTTCATACAGTACCACGGCTAAAGACGCAGCTGAAGATTCAAAAAGTGAGTTCTGAGTCGGGTCGGACTTTGACTGTTTGCTATGGGCCATTTCTTCAAAGGTGAATATTTGGGCTTTGTGCTGCAGGCCGTCGCACGTCTTCATCTCTCTGACTTCCTttgcagacacacaggtgacCTCAGATGCCTCGACCTTCACCTCCTGCGATATCCAGGACGCCATGGCCTTTTTGGGCGAGTCCATACCTTTAAACGGAGTCATGTCATCAGGTTTCATATCAATCTTCAGACTTGGAGTCTCGACTTCATTTGTCATTTGGGCTTTGACGACAACAGCAATGTCATCTTGAACAGTTTCTTTGTCTTTAGGTGCAGACAGTAAACCGGTGTCTTCTGTGTCCTCTCCAGGGACAGCCGTGTTTTTGCCCTCCGTGTCGTCTTTCAGGATAATCAGAGTCCCTTTCTTGTCAGTGATTGCCTGGGACACTTCCTGCCTGACGGCTCCGGGGCTGATCTTCACCATCGACCTCTCAGACACCTCATCCTGGGAGTCGGGCGTCTTCTCTTCCGCCTCCCTGAGGGTCCCATCGATGAAGACGTCATCATCCATAGTGGTTGATAGACTAATCCCGTGAGGCCCAGAGGAGGTTGCACCTTCCGTTACAACACTATCCGCCATATACTTCACCAGATATCCTGTGGCCTGGGGAGACACTTGGCTTATTGGTAAAGAGTTGTTTGAGTTAAttgacagagggaaaaaaaacaaagagccaAAATACGGCAAGAAAACgacacacacttcaaatgagGTCCACAATATTGGGGCAGAGATGGAGTCTCTTGGCTTTAAGTTTCTGTTATAAGACAGTTGAATTTATGACGAAATCAAATAAGGACGTCGTTTTCCCTTCTCAAACACTTTATTTCCGTTATTTATGAGAAAAATGGCATGTGAAGGCGGAAGAGCCAAAAATATCATAAATGTTTGGAGCAaggtcatggaaaaaaaaagaaaacatttcaaagcaccacaatcacaaaaatgtcaaagagtTTTTACCTCAGTGGCTTtgggctcctcctcctgtttcctctcGTCTCCTGCAGGCTCCTCGTCTTCAGTCTGTGGAAAAATCAAAAGTCACTCACAtactgagacagacacagaaaatggACATGATCTGGGACCACAGCTCCTTCAGAGGACCGTCCAAAAACCACTACTGGTCAGAGTCTACAGTCAATGATGCTCATTAACGCTGTGTTCCTTTATCACATTCAGTTACacactgcaaataaaacagaagctcAGAAAAACCTCCAGAGTTCTggcaacaaccacaacaacaacaatcacaaccacaacaacgacaacaatcacaacaacaaataataatccttccagtttcaagagggtttttgcaaccttgttgctcgaaccctaataaaacAGAAGCTCAGAAAAACCTCTggcaacaaccacaacaacaacaatcacaacaacaaataaaacagaagctcAGAAAAACCTCCAGAGTTCTGGCAACAAccacaatcacaaacacacaatcacaacaaataaaacagaagctcAGAAAAACCCggcaacaaccacaacaatcacaacaacaacaacaattaaacaACTAAAACAGAAGCTCATAAAACCTCCAGAGTTCTGGCTACAAccacaatcacaacaacaacaacagcaatcacaaccacaacaacaacaacaaataaaacagaagctcAGAAAAACCCCTGGCAACAACCACAATaatcataacaacaacaatcacaacaacaactaaaacagAAGCTCATAAAACCTCGAGTTCTGGCTACAAccacaatcacaacaacaacaacaacaacaacaatcacaatcacaatcacaaccacaacaacaacaacacataaaacagaAGCTCAGAAAAACCTCTGGCAACAACCACAAGAACAACCaccacaacaatcacaacaacaactaaaacagAAGCTCATAAAAACCTTCAGAGTTCTGGCAACAAccacactcacaacaacaacaacaatcacaacaacaaataaaacagaagctcAGAAAACCTCTggcaacaaccacaacaacaacaacaacaacaaccacaataatcacaacaacaactaaaacgGAAGCTCATAAAAACCTCAAGAGTTCTggcaacaactacaacaacaataacaaccaccacaacaacaactaaaaaagAAGCTCATAAAAACCTCCAGAGTTCTGGCAACAAACactacaaccacaaccacaacagctaccaaaatcacaacaaccacaacaatcaCCACAACAACTAaaatcacaacaatcacaacaaccaccaccaccacaacaacaacaacaagcacaacaaccacaatcatcacaacaatcaaaaccacaataacaacaaccatcacaataacaacaacaacaacaacaacaacagctcacGAGTTCATCAACCATTACTGagacaaatgaatgtgtttaagCTGCTGATGACGTCACACTGAGTTTACTGCATCACAGTCCTCAGGTGGACGTCCTggtgcttcacacacacacacacacacacacacacacacgtctgctgTGGACTGCGGCTTACGTCCTGCGGCTCCAGAGGTTCTATCATTGGCGCTTCGTCTGCTCGTGGCGAGTGGGCGGGTGACGAGGAGAGCCTCTTCTCCCACTCTGTCAGGCCCGGCTTGCTGTCGCCCGTCTCAAGGAAGGAGCGCTTCAGTTCACTGATGTTGGTTTGATGCTTGGCGACCCCCACTGGAGGCTCGGTGTcctgcagcagccgcagcagtcAATCATGATACATTTGAGAtgagggaggagcaggagcagcgcGGCAGCAACAACGGCCATGCTTTATGAACACAATGGTAGCTTGCATATCCAATGTTTCCAAATAGGTTTATCAAAATGTgcaggctacacacacacacgcatgcacacacacacacacacacacacacagagcaacaggtTCACATTGATGAGCTGTAAGTACCAGGGTCATTGAGGGAAACTACACGGCGTCATGCACATGTTCACAGATTCAGTTAAGCACAACACTCCCAGATCTCATAAGACGTCAAGTTCTCTCTGCAAAACACGGACTTTTCACCAAAATGAATGTGGATGTTCACAACAAGAACACCGTCAGGGAACAGAAGTAGAGCTACGCGCAGGTTAGACCTCCATGTTATCATTTAGGATTCcttgcaacaaaaaaacaccggCATGCAGATTTCAGTCATGCGCTGTTTTCTTACCAACCTCTAACATCAGATTACTATGTCTGACAAACACGTTCTCCCCTGTTACTCGTCTTATGAAACTATACTGAGAAAGGGAAGAGGGGAGAGGAAGTGTGTTAACGTTCATTTTAGGCTCTTGTTCAGAGAGACGAGCGCTTTGAATTCAAGGCCATCAACGCAGTCACTGGAAAATATGTGAACTTCAACTGAGGCATTGAAGCAGGAAAagaaatgtgcacacaaaagcACTTGAGAAtggcgtgtgcgtgtgcatgtgtgcgtgtgcggtaTGATAATGTCAAGCAAGCTGAAGCGGAGGGATGACGTGACCTCAGTGCATCTGCTGCTGGTGTGATGCACTGAGCAGGGCCGGCAAGCGAGCCCAGTGTACCTGAGTCTGCATCTCAGAGTCGTCCTCTGCCTCCGACTGACAGcaaagaaaaggagagggacagagagcgtgagatgagggagagacacagaggacacgtCCAGTGAAAGGGAAGACAGTCATACAAGCAGAGACGTGGAAATGACCTAACAGCGATCATGAAGTTCAAGTCATGGTGTGGCACTGCTTTTTAAATCGTTTGGATATGGAGTAAGTGAGTGTAAGTGTGTTTTTCTAGTGAAACATGGAAAGCATTTGTTTTGCCACTGCACTATTGAAGCTACATGTCAGTGTGACATATTTAATCAAACATTCcaccatctatctatctatctatctatctatctatatgtatatatacacatgtatatatgtatacatgtcaGTGTGACATATTTAATCAAACATTCcaccatctatctatctatctatctatatgtatatatacacatgtatatatgtatacatgtcaGTGTGACATATTTAATCAAACATTCcaccatctatctatctatatgtatatatacacacacacacacacacatatgtatatatgtatacatgtcaGGTAAACTAAGTCCACATAAGTAAAACTACATGTATGCATGTTTACAGCTACTCTATCTCTGGACTATGAAGAACTACATACAGGGACCACGTTCTTTGGGGAGTGGGgctgagggggcggggcttggcAAACACTCAGGGAATGGGACAGTGGAGTtcattaaaagtcattttaaaacattccacatgcatttgacattacaccTGTGATCCAGCACGTTCTTTGCTCTCTTCTtggtctgtacacacacacacacacacacacacacacactcatgctgaATAGGACATTTTCCCCCTGATGTACAGACCTCTGTGGCGGTCATCTCTCCGTCAAAGGCAAAGTCAGTTTGTTCGCTGTCAGTCTGCTTTCACAAAACCGTTTCCAAGTGGCaagcaataaaagaaaagagacgAACCCAACGCAATTTTAAATCCTTGAAGAGAACCAAACGGACAGACTTCTCATAAACAGACATTGTTCAGTTTCTATCAGACAACAGTGAAAAACAGGAGCAGAAGCAGGacgaggaagaaagagaagcaaAGTAAAGCGAGCAGAAACAGACTCAGAGGAAGTCGAAACCTTCAGTCAGTCACTTTGACATAGAAATAAAACATGGTTCAATTGGCCGACGCTAAATCGTGGTGAACACACGagagaaaacatgtaaaacatgtcgTTAAAATTTGGATTTGACAATTTGGTCACTGAACAGTAACCTGACTtcaggccccgccccctcctctgcgTGCATGTGGATGTGTTTCGAGTCGTCAGTCTCTCACTGcatcacacaacacatttcCAAATGTTGGTTGGTGGAACGATTTCAAATCTTGGCACAGCCGTGAGACACTTCTCTGAAATGATCGTGGATCCACTTTAATTTGGACGACGACGACGCAGAGAGACTGAGTGCTCAGATGAATGACGTGTCATGCAGCTGGAATTCATCATCAAAGTGTTTAAAACTGTCGTTTACTATAGAAAAGCTCTGAATGTGGATGGTAACACAGAGATTACAcatgtggttgtttttctgtgggTGAGAGGTTAGTGACTACATGAAGAAACTGTATGTTaacattcattaattcattaattcatgaattcattctgctttttttatttcacacaaatgAGTGTGTCATTGTGTCTAACCCTCTCATAAAGATGATGTAAATATGAAAGGATGAGACTTGCAGGTTCATCTCTGTGTAATTGTGATGTCAATGAGGATGAGAGTGTGACTGGGCAGAGATGAGGGACACTGGGACAGACACTGGGACAGACACTGGGACAGACAGTCTCCAggtcaggatcaggatcaggaacTAACAATTACATACGATGAACTGTAATTCTAAGCCAGAGGCAGGAACTAGAACATGAAGGCGTACgtacgcgcacacacgcgcacgcgcgcacacacacacacacacacacctcctcttcctctgaacTGTCATGGTAGCCCTGGGCTATGGAGGCGGTCAGGGAGGCTGCTTTAGGCTCCAGGTAGCAGAGACACAGTGCCAAGGggaaggagagagtgagggCGTAGGGGACGGAGAAGGATGTGgagagcaggaagaagaagatgaagaggaagcaGGGGATGAGTGACGGTGACTTGATGGGGAGAAATTTCTGCGCACAACACGGGAGGAAGCGCATCTCTGACAGGTCGGGGAAGGTGATGTAGCCATCCTCGTCCAGGATGGAGGACAGGTCAGGCAGGTgcagggagaaggagaagagcaTGCCGCCGCGGCTCGTGCCCTGCTCCAGCCTCTGCTTGCGGGCAGACAGTAGCAGCGCCTGCTCCTCTAACAAGGCGGCTCTGCGGTCGGCGCGGGCTTGGCGGCGGTGGCACCCGTTGCTGCTCTTGGCCGGACTGACCGATGAGGCGCGTTTACGAGCGTTCTCCCTGCGCCGCCGCCTTACTTTGGTT includes:
- the epb41l3b gene encoding band 4.1-like protein 3b isoform X5; the protein is MTTETGADSEAKQPQDTNETEKGKTKAAADPASPLKQPEQLPAAVGHSTPARKEQEPQDDDQESHRSSISHLSKSPLRGVKKVKIMQCKVTLLDGSDYTLDVEKRAKGQVLFDKVCDHLNLLEKDYFGITYKDVDNQKNWLDPSKELKKQIRTGPWNFAFNVKFYPPDPTQLAEDITRYYLCLQLRDDVVSGRLPCSFATHTVLGSYTVQSELGDYDPEELASDYISELRFAPNQTKELEEKVMELHKTYKGMTPAEAEMHFLENAKKLSMYGVDLHHAKDSEGVEIMLGVCASGLLIYRDRLRINRFAWPKILKISYKRNNFYIKIRPGEFEQFESTIGFKLPNHRAAKRLWKVCVEHHTFFRLVSPEAPPKKFLTLGSKFRYSGRTQAQTRRASSQIIRPAPLFERSSSKRYNMSRSLDGAPITENHDTLMKDSSADGTAKIIAKGDIITTVTTEKKAEEEQAEQEDAAETPELAASTQQRRDTKYSHHAYTTDPLRSELSLPSSPVSLTKVRRRRRENARKRASSVSPAKSSNGCHRRQARADRRAALLEEQALLLSARKQRLEQGTSRGGMLFSFSLHLPDLSSILDEDGYITFPDLSEMRFLPCCAQKFLPIKSPSLIPCFLFIFFFLLSTSFSVPYALTLSFPLALCLCYLEPKAASLTASIAQGYHDSSEEEEQTDSEQTDFAFDGEMTATESEAEDDSEMQTQYSFIRRVTGENVFVRHSNLMLEDTEPPVGVAKHQTNISELKRSFLETGDSKPGLTEWEKRLSSSPAHSPRADEAPMIEPLEPQDTEDEEPAGDERKQEEEPKATEATGYLVKYMADSVVTEGATSSGPHGISLSTTMDDDVFIDGTLREAEEKTPDSQDEVSERSMVKISPGAVRQEVSQAITDKKGTLIILKDDTEGKNTAVPGEDTEDTGLLSAPKDKETVQDDIAVVVKAQMTNEVETPSLKIDMKPDDMTPFKGMDSPKKAMASWISQEVKVEASEVTCVSAKEVREMKTCDGLQHKAQIFTFEEMAHSKQSKSDPTQNSLFESSAASLAVSTLGWVPSSQKTSAESEQKETEAAPAESAEPAGELSEGGTKEIPVVHTETKTITYEAAEVDSNGDADPGVLLSAQTITSETTSTTTTTHITKMVKGGISETRIEKRIVITGDADIDHDQE